Within the Desulfurellaceae bacterium genome, the region TCAGCGGCAGGCGGGCATGACCTTGTCGGCAAACAGCTCCATCGAACGCCTGACCGTGGCGTGGTCAAGCAGCCCGCCCTGGTTGAAGTAGCAGATAAACTCGCTGGTCTGGAATTCTTCCCGCAGCGCCGTGACCCGCTCAATACAGTAGGCCGGGTCGCCAAACACCCCGCCGATTTTCTCAACCCCCTCGTACGACACCCGCTCAAGGCGCTCCTGGAGCTGTTGGTACGCCTCATAGCTCTTGATCGTCCCCCCGGCCAGAGGTTTCACCACCTGGCTGGCCATCTTAAAAAAGTGCATCAGACTCTCTTCGCACTCCTGGCGCGCCTGAGCCCGGCTGTCCGACACATGGACCGGGAAGGCCAGCGCAATGTCCTGCTTGACCCCGGCCGGCAGCGTGTCACGGTGCACGGCCAGATACTCGCGCAGCTTGTCGGGTGGATTGATCAGGGGCGAGGCAAAGATCGGCAGGCCCTGTTTGCCGGCCAGGGCAAAGGTATCGGGGCTGTTGGCGGCGATCCGAATCGGCGGATAGGGCTTCTGGATCGGCTTGGGCGTCAGGGTCAGGTCGCTGACCTGAAAATACTTGCCCTGATAGGTCAGCGTATCGCTCGTCCAGGCCTTGAGGATGGCGTCCAGGCATTCCTCAAAGCGCTCCCGACTCTCCTCCTGGGGCACGTTGTAGCCTGAGAAATACACCGGTGCGGCTCCCCGTCCGACCCCGAACTCCAGACGGCCGCCGCTGAGCACATCGGCCGTGGCCGCATCCTCGGCCATTTTGACCGGGCTATGCAGGGGCAGCAGCGTCACCGCAGTACCGAGTCGGATGCGCTTTGTGCGTTGGGCCGCAGCCGACAGCACCATCAGCGGAGAGGGCAGACACGAGATTCCGGGCATGAAGTGGAGTTCGCCCAGCCAGGCCGTATCCAGTCCCAACGCGTCGCCCAGTTCGATCTGGGCCAGGATATCGGCATAGCGCTGGCTGTCCGATTGCCAGTCGGCCCGCGGCAGTTGGTCAAAAAATCCAAAGCGCATGTTCTCCTCCTTGATGTGTCAGCGGGCGCATAGCCCTAGGTCCGCAAGCGCGCATACACGTCACCCGAAGCGCTGTCCGGGGGCAGGCTCTTGAGCTGAGCCGCCATGGCATCGGGGCTGAGCCACGAGGCCGACTGCAAATGGTAGGATTCGCCCAGGGCGGCCGGTTTCCAGTTAAACGCATACGCTCCCAGCTCGCCCAGGCGCGCAATACAGCCCAGCGCGGTCTCCAGGGCGGCCGGAATATACTCAAAGGACAGGGCCGGCAGCGGCTGGGACAGACCGCGCAGCACCTCCAGTTCGTATCCCTCAACGTCAATCTTGCAAAACGCCGGCCTGCCGTACTCGACGATCAGGCGATCAAGCGTAGTGACCGACACGCTGACGCTGGTATCCCAGCGCACCCAGGCAAAGGACTCGATGCGCTGGACCGTGTCGATCCATTCCCGCGACAGGCTGCTCACCGTCGGGGTGCGTTGGCTCACATGCAGGGCCTGGGTGCCGGGGACTGCGCCGACCGCCTGTTCGACCAGGGTGATGGACGGATGACGGCCGTAGCAGAGCTTCAGAAAACGCATACACGCGGGCTGCGGCTCAACCCCGACCACCCGCGCGCCCAGGCGCGACCAGACCCGCAGCTGGTTGCCAACGTGGGCGCCAATGTCAAAGCACAGGTCACCGGCCTGGATGAACTGGGCGTAGAAACG harbors:
- a CDS encoding LLM class flavin-dependent oxidoreductase, whose amino-acid sequence is MRFGFFDQLPRADWQSDSQRYADILAQIELGDALGLDTAWLGELHFMPGISCLPSPLMVLSAAAQRTKRIRLGTAVTLLPLHSPVKMAEDAATADVLSGGRLEFGVGRGAAPVYFSGYNVPQEESRERFEECLDAILKAWTSDTLTYQGKYFQVSDLTLTPKPIQKPYPPIRIAANSPDTFALAGKQGLPIFASPLINPPDKLREYLAVHRDTLPAGVKQDIALAFPVHVSDSRAQARQECEESLMHFFKMASQVVKPLAGGTIKSYEAYQQLQERLERVSYEGVEKIGGVFGDPAYCIERVTALREEFQTSEFICYFNQGGLLDHATVRRSMELFADKVMPACR
- a CDS encoding FkbM family methyltransferase translates to MHFGLDAGQLGLLRSLLMYYAIPFRSRQLARFYAQFIQAGDLCFDIGAHVGNQLRVWSRLGARVVGVEPQPACMRFLKLCYGRHPSITLVEQAVGAVPGTQALHVSQRTPTVSSLSREWIDTVQRIESFAWVRWDTSVSVSVTTLDRLIVEYGRPAFCKIDVEGYELEVLRGLSQPLPALSFEYIPAALETALGCIARLGELGAYAFNWKPAALGESYHLQSASWLSPDAMAAQLKSLPPDSASGDVYARLRT